One Peribacillus simplex NBRC 15720 = DSM 1321 genomic region harbors:
- a CDS encoding aldehyde dehydrogenase family protein — protein sequence MRYLNYINGKWKEPTTGEYKENLSPHNGENLGEFPSSAAADLHDAVAAAKNSFPAWKKLSFQQRASYLQKAADILKKNMQEVGRDLIKEEGKTFLEGMGEANRAVSILEYYAAEARQPLGEVIPSANANTFLYTTRTPLGPVGLITPWNFPIAIPVWKLAPALIYGNTVVIKPADLTPKSVYHVIKALDGAGLPAGVINCVFGRGSVIGAELVEHPDVKAISFTGSNQVGQQIQKQAIEHGKKVQVEMGGKNPLVVLADADLEKAVEIAVGGAFKSTGQKCTATSRVIVEEGIYEAFRDRLVARTKELKVGDPLNEETYIGPAVSRSQRDSVLEMIDSGKSEATLLCGGEIPTKEELANGFYVRPAIFENVAQHARIAREEIFGPVIALFKAGNYEEAVKMANDTEYGLSAAICTNNLTAAQRFIEDVEVGLVHVNSETAGTEPQMPFGGCKNSSAGSREQGKSAVEFYTEVKTVYMDRV from the coding sequence ATGCGTTACTTAAATTATATTAATGGAAAATGGAAAGAACCAACTACTGGGGAGTATAAGGAAAACCTTAGTCCACATAATGGAGAAAATTTAGGGGAATTTCCATCTAGTGCGGCCGCAGATTTACATGATGCAGTGGCTGCCGCAAAAAATTCATTTCCTGCTTGGAAAAAACTATCGTTTCAGCAAAGGGCTTCATACTTGCAGAAAGCGGCTGATATTTTGAAAAAGAATATGCAGGAAGTAGGTAGGGATTTGATAAAGGAAGAAGGAAAAACATTTTTGGAAGGGATGGGGGAAGCCAATCGAGCTGTTAGCATTCTTGAATATTATGCTGCTGAAGCCCGGCAGCCACTTGGAGAAGTAATTCCTTCAGCGAATGCCAATACATTTTTGTACACAACTCGTACTCCGCTCGGTCCGGTGGGTTTGATTACACCATGGAACTTTCCAATTGCGATCCCTGTGTGGAAACTGGCACCGGCCCTTATTTATGGAAATACAGTCGTAATTAAACCGGCTGATCTTACACCTAAGTCAGTCTATCATGTGATAAAAGCATTGGATGGAGCGGGTCTACCGGCTGGAGTCATTAATTGTGTATTCGGAAGGGGTTCCGTCATTGGTGCAGAATTAGTGGAACATCCGGATGTGAAGGCTATATCTTTTACTGGCTCGAATCAAGTAGGTCAGCAAATTCAAAAACAAGCCATTGAACATGGGAAGAAAGTGCAAGTGGAAATGGGAGGGAAAAACCCGCTCGTCGTACTAGCTGATGCTGATCTAGAAAAAGCAGTGGAAATTGCTGTAGGCGGAGCTTTTAAGTCCACTGGGCAAAAATGCACAGCCACTAGCAGGGTGATTGTCGAAGAAGGAATATATGAAGCGTTCCGTGACCGTCTTGTCGCCCGTACGAAAGAATTAAAAGTGGGCGACCCTCTCAACGAAGAAACATATATTGGTCCCGCTGTATCTAGATCACAACGCGATAGCGTGCTTGAAATGATTGATTCTGGGAAATCAGAAGCAACGCTATTGTGTGGAGGAGAGATTCCGACTAAAGAGGAATTGGCGAACGGTTTTTATGTACGACCGGCTATCTTTGAAAATGTTGCTCAGCATGCCCGCATTGCACGTGAAGAAATCTTTGGACCAGTCATCGCACTGTTTAAGGCAGGAAATTATGAGGAAGCAGTTAAGATGGCGAATGATACCGAATATGGATTGAGCGCAGCAATTTGCACGAATAATTTAACGGCGGCTCAAAGGTTTATTGAAGATGTAGAAGTGGGTCTTGTCCATGTCAATTCGGAAACAGCAGGAACTGAACCGCAAATGCCATTTGGCGGATGTAAAAATTCAAGTGCAGGCAGCCGTGAACAAGGGAAGAGTGCAGTTGAATTCTATACAGAAGTCAAAACAGTCTATATGGATCGGGTATAA
- a CDS encoding aromatic ring-hydroxylating oxygenase subunit alpha: MSIKENVQFSPTLPYSRYVDPEVFNEESKKIFRKNWILVGHASQVEKIGDFITLDIAGEPIIVSHGTDGELRAFYNICPHRGMKVENSDQGNKKVLQCGYHGWTFKLDGNVNRAPNFKTNELGEHSCMKSIRLEVQNAMIFVNLDKNAASLSEVYQEFLEKMKEYPFFDSLKLVRETRREVKANWKAVVDNYLECDHCSIAHPGFAKSFDISNFCTTTHDKFTYQYMAASKNAEGDQARFYWIWPNMMINVYPGDGNVNTIQVVPVDAEISLGIYRDYSLNEITTKEKEEYFKFVDQVRQEDFDLVEKLQKGLSSQAFTNGIFSPTEHAAVYFHELIDKNLQD, from the coding sequence ATGTCTATTAAAGAAAATGTACAGTTCAGCCCTACACTACCTTATTCACGTTATGTCGATCCAGAGGTATTTAATGAAGAAAGCAAAAAGATTTTCAGGAAAAATTGGATATTAGTTGGACATGCAAGCCAAGTTGAAAAAATAGGCGATTTCATCACATTAGATATCGCCGGAGAGCCTATTATCGTTTCTCACGGTACAGATGGTGAACTGCGTGCTTTCTACAATATTTGTCCTCATCGCGGAATGAAAGTAGAAAACTCCGATCAAGGAAATAAAAAAGTATTACAATGCGGATACCATGGATGGACGTTCAAATTAGATGGAAATGTAAATAGGGCTCCTAATTTTAAAACGAATGAACTGGGAGAACACAGCTGTATGAAATCCATTCGCTTAGAAGTTCAGAATGCTATGATTTTTGTCAATCTAGACAAAAATGCCGCTTCTCTGTCAGAAGTATATCAGGAATTTTTAGAGAAAATGAAAGAGTATCCCTTCTTTGATTCTCTAAAACTAGTTAGGGAAACTCGGCGTGAAGTTAAAGCTAATTGGAAAGCTGTTGTTGACAACTACCTTGAATGTGATCATTGTTCCATTGCCCATCCTGGCTTTGCAAAATCTTTTGATATATCGAACTTTTGCACAACGACACACGACAAATTTACCTATCAATATATGGCAGCGAGCAAGAATGCTGAAGGTGACCAAGCGCGCTTTTATTGGATTTGGCCAAATATGATGATTAACGTTTATCCAGGAGACGGGAATGTTAATACCATTCAAGTAGTTCCTGTTGATGCAGAGATATCACTGGGTATTTATCGTGACTACTCCCTCAATGAAATAACAACAAAAGAAAAAGAAGAATATTTTAAATTTGTTGATCAAGTAAGGCAGGAAGATTTTGACCTAGTGGAAAAATTGCAAAAAGGATTGAGTTCCCAGGCATTTACAAATGGTATCTTTTCTCCGACTGAACATGCTGCAGTCTATTTTCATGAACTTATTGATAAGAACCTCCAGGACTAA
- a CDS encoding DUF5392 family protein, with amino-acid sequence MNIKINRIPRFMQAEMAQLQSTLSPLLKKNMKYRLLSTVMIGFSIINLFFLLFKGESLPISKIALGIYALVGAVGFALLKENKHNQKEIVKMSQKYMLERMKKSNYLTDARKSNYYKRVNDQPLFAMNVFFEFLSEEQQRMNRSSHEE; translated from the coding sequence ATGAATATAAAAATAAATAGGATACCGCGTTTCATGCAAGCAGAAATGGCACAACTTCAATCAACATTATCTCCCTTGTTGAAAAAAAATATGAAATACAGACTTTTATCAACTGTGATGATAGGTTTTTCCATCATTAATCTTTTTTTCCTTTTATTTAAGGGCGAATCATTACCCATCTCGAAAATTGCTCTTGGAATCTATGCATTGGTAGGAGCTGTTGGATTTGCTCTCTTAAAAGAAAATAAACACAATCAAAAAGAAATAGTGAAAATGAGCCAAAAATATATGTTGGAGAGAATGAAAAAAAGTAACTATTTAACAGATGCCAGGAAAAGTAATTACTATAAAAGGGTAAATGATCAGCCGCTTTTTGCCATGAATGTTTTTTTTGAGTTTCTCTCTGAAGAACAACAAAGGATGAACAGATCCTCACACGAGGAATAA
- a CDS encoding endolytic transglycosylase MltG, translating to MTSKSMRSFAGGLVVAAGICGAAYFFGPGEATGTSEKLSEDEMKESLASEGYVIHSEKEWEDQIAEAQSVKDKAEAEKETVKEPTEKIIYRTVLTVSKGSTSIDVGKNLQKAKVIKNANEFSDAVEKKGKANGLRPGTYVVDSAMTTEKIISIIFK from the coding sequence ATGACATCTAAATCAATGCGCAGCTTTGCCGGAGGCCTTGTTGTTGCAGCAGGCATATGCGGTGCAGCGTACTTCTTTGGTCCAGGTGAAGCGACCGGCACATCGGAGAAGCTATCAGAAGATGAAATGAAAGAGTCTCTGGCTTCAGAAGGGTATGTCATACATTCCGAAAAAGAATGGGAAGATCAGATTGCTGAAGCACAGTCGGTTAAAGATAAAGCGGAAGCGGAAAAAGAAACGGTAAAAGAACCAACAGAAAAAATCATATACCGTACTGTTCTTACTGTGTCTAAAGGCTCGACAAGCATCGATGTGGGTAAAAACCTACAAAAGGCAAAAGTCATTAAAAATGCCAATGAGTTTTCTGACGCGGTTGAAAAGAAAGGCAAGGCCAACGGATTGCGTCCTGGAACATATGTGGTAGATAGTGCGATGACGACGGAAAAAATCATTTCCATCATATTTAAATGA